The genomic region AGGCGATCTTCGTCTCCAGAGTCTGTTTGTTGGAAACGGCGGCGGCAAGCGCCCCTTTGCGGCCGTCGGCCGCGACCTGCAGGCGCTCGATTTCCCGCCGTGAGACAATGTTGGGGTTGCGCTGATTCAATTCGGTCTGCGTCTGAAGTTCGTTCAGCGCCTGGAGGTAGGCACCCTCGGCTTGAGCGATCAGGCCGTCGGCGGAGGCCAGTTCGCTCTGCGCCACGGTTGTCTGGGCGTCGATTTCCGCAACGCGCCGGCGTGCGGTTTCGAGTGCGGCCTGCTGCTCGGAATTGTCGAGGCGGAATAGCGGGGCTCCGGCGGCGACCTTCTCGTTGGTGCCGACAAAGACTTCGGCGACGCGCCCGGTCGACTCGGGCAGGATCGTGACCGTACGGAAGACGGCGGTGACGTTGGTGGTCGATGGGTGGAAGTAGAAGATCATCGTGATCAGCGACACGGTGAGGATCACGCAGGCGGTGATGCCGTAGCGCAGCTCGTACCACATCGAAAAGAGATTGATCTCGCGGCCGATGCGCTTGCCCTGAACGTAGCGGCGGAAGAGAAAGTCGGGAAAGATGGTGAGCATGGAGCAGAGCAGGAATTCAAGCATGGCTCACCTCCTGCGCTCGATCTTGTCTTCGCCCTCAGCCTGCGCGACTTCGAGCGGCACCCATTGCGCGGCGCCCGTCCTTGGCGAGTCCGGTGGGGGCGCGTCCGGTGGGGGCGCCTTCGGCGGTGGCTCAGAGGTCGTTTCTCCGCCCGGCTGCGGCGCGAGCTCGCCCGCCCCCTCGTCGCGGCGGGCTATCCTGGCGAGCGAGTGGGCCATCGACCTGACCGGGGAGGCAAAGTCCGGAAATTCGATCATCGCAAGCAGCAGCGCGGCGATCCAGAACAGATGATTGTGGGTGAAGAGCGCGATCAGCGCCAGCACGCCGATGATCTGCAGCTGCGCCTTGCTGGCGCCGTGTGCCATGTGTTCGGGCAGCGCGTGCAGCCTTAGATACAGGATGCCGACCAGGAAGACCAAGAGCAGCACGAAGACGACCATCACATTGAACAGGACGTCCGTCTGTCCCGGTGCGGTGATGAAAACAGGCAGATGTTCCACTGCCGCCGGATGCAACGCTTCTGTCATCTCATTTTCCCCCGAAACACAGAACACGCCAAGACCTCATCATACGCATTGGACTTGGATTTCATAGCGTTAATGCGAATGGGTTCGGCGGCGCTCCAAAAAAGAGGCGGCCGAACATTGCAGATGCTTTACGCTACGGGAGTCTGTCTGTTGCGCTTTTTGATTGCGCACGAAATTGACAATACAACCTGTCTCGGCTATGCGGGGACGGTTCGCCGGCGCGCCCGCGAACGAGGGCGCGCGGCTTGATTCAGCAAAAAAACACTTAGATTTCTTCTCGGAACGCATCTTTTTGCCGTGTTGCGCATGCAGAGGGGACCTTCACGGGCTTTCGCGCGACCTGATCGAGAGCGGGAACTGCCGCGGGCAGGGCACGTTATCGGTTTTTCGATTGATTCAAGTCGAAATCATCGTGATCTAGTGCTCGACGTGATTCCGTGTCGTCATTCCGTGTCGTCATCCGGGGCTTCGAAGGGTATCGAATTGCATTTCGTTGGAAAGTTGACCGCCGTTACGCTTGTCGTCCTGACCGGAGCCTTGGCGCTTGCCGGCAGCGGACCCGCGAGCGCCCAGCAGGCCCCCCCAGCGGCGGCGCCGGCCCAGCCTGCGCCCCAAGCCGCGCAGCCGGCCCCGACGCCACCGCCGGCGCAACAAACCCAGCCCGCGCAAGAGGATCTGCCCGATGACGGCGCGGCGGCCGCCTCTCCGGTTCTGCAGCAGGCGGAGGAGCAACTCGCCAATGCCGACCGCGAGCTGAAGCGGCTCAGCGAGCGCGTCGAAGGCGCCAAGGACGACGATACCTTGCTTGCCGAGCTCAAGGTGCAGGTCGATGCTCTTTCCGGACAGATCCTTGCCGCCACAGTCGCGACGCGGCCGCGGCTCGAAGAAATCAAGGGGAGGCTGACCGAACTCGGTGAGCCGCCCGGCGAAGGGCAACCGCCGGAAGCGCCGATCGTGACGGAAGAAAGGAAGCGCCTGATCGCCGAGCGCGGTGCGATAAACGCGCTGACGGGGCGCGCGGAGAACCTCTCGGTCGAGGCGAAGAAGCTTGCCAACGGCATCACGGCGACAAGACGGGCGCTCTTCTCCAACACGCTGCTGAAGCACACGGAAATCTCGGCGGCGACGCTCGCCGAGGCGGTCACGACGACGATCGGCGAGACCCAGGCTTTGTCGCGCAGCGTCGGCAGCTGGCTGACCTTTGCCTGGAACTACAAGCGCGTACAGCTTCTCATCGCGATTTTCCTCTCGCTCTGCGCGGCGCTGATCTTTCTGGCCGGCAGCCGCCGTCTCTTCGCGCCCTTCCTCCGGCAGAATGGCGACGAAGAGGAGCCGAATTATTTCAGGCAGCTTTCGGTCGCCTTCTGGTCCACGGTGATCCCGACAGTGTCGGCAACCGCCTTCGCAGCGTCGAGTTACCTTTTCCTCAATAGCTTCAATGTGTTGCGGCCGGATATTGCGCCGATCCTGGCGATCACTTTGGCGGTCGCCGTCGTGCTGCTCTTCATCACCAGCCTTGCTCAGGCGGTGCTTTCTCCGGGGCAATCGAATTGGCGTCTCGTGCGCGTTTCGGATCGCGGCGCCCGGATGCTGTTCATTTCGATCTGCGCCATGGCGGTGGTCAACGTTCTCGACTACCTCGCCGGAAGCATCAGCGAGTCCCTCGGTTCGCCGGTCATCCTGACCGTCGCCAAGAGCTTCGTGGCCTCGATCATCATTGGCCTCATCCTGATGTCGATGGCCTGGATTCGGCCGATGTTGCGGCCCGACGAGCCCTTCGATGCGCCGGGCCGGCCCTGGCCGCGCCTCATCTGGATTTCGTTTCTCCTCCTGGGAGCGCTGCTTGTCGCCATCGCGCTTGCCGGCTACGTCGGCCTTGCCCGCTTCATCGCCACGCAGATTATCGTTACCGGCGCAATCCTGGTGACCATGTATATCGGCATTCTCACCGGCAGGTCGGTTTCCAAGCAGGGCGCCTTCGCGGAAACCAGGGTGGGGCGCTATCTCGAACGCCGGTACCATCTGGAGCAGGTGGCGCTCGACCAGATCGGGCTTGCGGCTGGCCTTGGCATCTATGCGTTGGTGCTGTTGTTTTTCATCCCGCTGATCCTCCTGCAATGGGGTTTCCAGATCGCCGATATCGAGTCCTGGACCTATCGCGTGCTGACCGAGATCAGGATCGGTACGATCACCATCTCGCTTGTCGGCCTGTTTGCGGGCGTCCTCTTCTTCGCGCTCGGCTTTGTCGCCACGCGCTGGGTGCAGCGCTGGATCGACGGCAATGTCATGGCGCGCAGCCGCGTCGATGCGGGCGTGCGCAACTCGATCCGCACCGGCATCGGCTATGTCGGCGTCGGCCTTGCCGGGCTCATCGGCCTTTCGGCGGCGGGCATCGACCTCTCGAGCCTCGCACTCGTCGCCGGTGCTCTCTCCCTCGGCGTCGGTTTTGGCCTCCAGAACATCGTCTCGAACTTCGTCTCGGGCCTGATCCTGCTCGTCGAGCGGCCCTTCAAAGTGGGCGACTGGATCGTCAGCGGCACGACCGAAGGCTTCGTCCGGCGCATCTCCGTACGCGCGACCGAGATCGAGACCTTCCAGCACCAGTCGATCATGATGCCGAATTCGCTGCTCATCAACGCTTCGGTCGGCAACTGGACGCACCGCAACAAGCTCGGCCGTTCGGAGATCACCGTCACGGTTACCTATGCCAGCGATCCGCGCCGGGTGATCGAACTGCTGCAGGAGATCGCCGCCGCCCATCCGATGGTGCTGAAGAATCCGGCGCCGTCGGTCGGCTTCACTGCCTTTGGGGACGAGCGCATGACCTTCGAGCTGCGCATCTATGTTGCCGACGTGCTGATGGCGGGCAACGTACGCAACGATATCCGCGTCACGATCTACGAGCGCTTCCGCGACGAGGGCATCGGCGCGCCATTCCCGCTGAGGATCGAGGATACGACGCCCGAGGACGAGGCGCCGGCCGAGGCCGAGCCCTCGCTCGCGGCGGAGCCCGCGCCTCCCGCCGAACCGGAAGAAGAGCCGGAAACCGCCCCGCGCAGCATCGCCAAGCGGGGATCCCGCAGGGGATAACGAGGGCTGCTTTCCCGAGGCAAATTCTCCGACACCTCATTCCTGTGACGAGCACAGGAATGAGGTGCGCATTGCCGAGCTCGCGCTGTGCTCGCCATCTCCTCCTGGCGTCGACGACCACAAAGCTGCCGTTCAATTGTCAGGAAATCGCCCCGGTGCCGCCCCATCGAGCACTCTTAAGCGGTCCATCGTAACGAGCTCGTCATCGCGTTGACGCGAGGAACGAGCGACAGCTGCATGGGTCCTCAAATCGCATCCGGCTCGAGGGCGCAACCATGCGGGAAAGTGCTGCAGCGACCTTTTATGCGTCTGGAATGACGCCCGGCGCTGTCAGGTGGCATTGCCGCCGATCAAGTCATGCACGTTACAGAGGAATGAAGATGATCACTCGTTATAAAGCCGTTGCAACGCTGACCGCTGCGGTCTTCGGTATGATGACTTACAGCCCGGCGTTCGCGCTCGAAGTGGCTCAAGCGCAACAGACGCAGCCGACGCAAGGCCAGCCCGATAGCGGCGGCGCGGCCGTAAGCGATCAGAAAATCGAGGCCTTTGCCGTTGCCTATCTGCAAGTCGACAAGGTCAGGCAGGAATATTCGGCCAAGATCGAAGCGACCCCGGACGAGGCCGCAAAGGAGAAGCTGAAGAACGAAGCCAGCCAGCAGATGGTCCAGGCCGTTGAAGCTTCTGAGGGCATCTCGGTCGAGGAATACACGTCCATCCTGACGGCCGCGCAGAACGACCCGGCTTTGGCCCAGAAGGTCCAGGAAAAGATCCAGAGCTCCGCACCGGCGCAAGCACCCGCCCAGCAGGCACCCGCGCAGCAATAGGCTGGTAGCCCCTACTGCATGTTTCCCTAAGTCGTAGTCGATTTAAGGCCAAAAACATGCAGCAAGCGCTACAG from Sinorhizobium garamanticum harbors:
- a CDS encoding mechanosensitive ion channel family protein, with translation MHFVGKLTAVTLVVLTGALALAGSGPASAQQAPPAAAPAQPAPQAAQPAPTPPPAQQTQPAQEDLPDDGAAAASPVLQQAEEQLANADRELKRLSERVEGAKDDDTLLAELKVQVDALSGQILAATVATRPRLEEIKGRLTELGEPPGEGQPPEAPIVTEERKRLIAERGAINALTGRAENLSVEAKKLANGITATRRALFSNTLLKHTEISAATLAEAVTTTIGETQALSRSVGSWLTFAWNYKRVQLLIAIFLSLCAALIFLAGSRRLFAPFLRQNGDEEEPNYFRQLSVAFWSTVIPTVSATAFAASSYLFLNSFNVLRPDIAPILAITLAVAVVLLFITSLAQAVLSPGQSNWRLVRVSDRGARMLFISICAMAVVNVLDYLAGSISESLGSPVILTVAKSFVASIIIGLILMSMAWIRPMLRPDEPFDAPGRPWPRLIWISFLLLGALLVAIALAGYVGLARFIATQIIVTGAILVTMYIGILTGRSVSKQGAFAETRVGRYLERRYHLEQVALDQIGLAAGLGIYALVLLFFIPLILLQWGFQIADIESWTYRVLTEIRIGTITISLVGLFAGVLFFALGFVATRWVQRWIDGNVMARSRVDAGVRNSIRTGIGYVGVGLAGLIGLSAAGIDLSSLALVAGALSLGVGFGLQNIVSNFVSGLILLVERPFKVGDWIVSGTTEGFVRRISVRATEIETFQHQSIMMPNSLLINASVGNWTHRNKLGRSEITVTVTYASDPRRVIELLQEIAAAHPMVLKNPAPSVGFTAFGDERMTFELRIYVADVLMAGNVRNDIRVTIYERFRDEGIGAPFPLRIEDTTPEDEAPAEAEPSLAAEPAPPAEPEEEPETAPRSIAKRGSRRG
- a CDS encoding DUF4168 domain-containing protein; protein product: MITRYKAVATLTAAVFGMMTYSPAFALEVAQAQQTQPTQGQPDSGGAAVSDQKIEAFAVAYLQVDKVRQEYSAKIEATPDEAAKEKLKNEASQQMVQAVEASEGISVEEYTSILTAAQNDPALAQKVQEKIQSSAPAQAPAQQAPAQQ